In Urechidicola croceus, a single window of DNA contains:
- a CDS encoding M4 family metallopeptidase, with product MKNNYFRSFIFSCALAVSIPSVYAQENETIIAQKSANQNGNPSLVVFTKSANLSLSQSKLVLKEQLKLSQNDDYQKIKSEQDQIGFTHEKYQQYFNGVKVEFGTYTVHAKNSTIESISGEFYETKNINITPTLSKEQAFQSAISHIGAQSYLWEDEAASRELGYEKPEGELVLLPIFDNLTLKGDVEKLKLAYKYEIFTIVPLGGADVYVDAKSGEILFYNARVKHVDNFGHDGRESYEENSLLEEENTMATFATAIAAGNAQTRYSGSQTIETTLSGGNYILSDASRKVYTRNANNQAPGNTSLPYISNYTEFTDSNNDWTASEFDNANKDNAALDAHWGAMMTYDYFMNTHNRDSYDNNGSQLRSYVHVDNDYDNAFWYLNVMSYGDGSSNGNEGNGYFDALTSIDVAAHELGHGVCEYTANLAYQRESGAMNEGFSDIWGAAVEHFAKGNGSDSNPDASIWLIGDEIDRRSGSAALRSMIDPTSLGQPDTYGGTNWVNPQCGTPTSNNDYCGVHTNSGVLNYWFYLLVQGGSGTNDIGSSFNVSGIGMTKAANITYRLESVYLSANSTFNDARASAIQSARDFYGSDSAEEIAVTNAWHAVGVGNAYGDTSVNYCASAGNSVSDEYISRVQFNTIDNTSGGQTYSNFTSISTDVSKDTQYSITITPTWTGTVYSEGYAVWVDYNQNGDFTDSGELVFSQTATQSTPISGSFTIPSSATDGSTRMRISMKYNGIPTACETFSYGEVEDYTLNIGSGSTGADTEAPSTPLNLVASSITETTATLSWNASTDNIGVTGYNVYQGSTSIGTVTATSANITGLTVDTSYTFSVSAIDAAGNESNTSNSVTFTTSSGVDTEAPSAPTSLTTSAITETTATLSWNASTDNVGVTSYNVYQGSTNIGSTTSTSSNITGLTASTSYSFTVTAVDAAGNESSSSNTVTFTTSSTAPTCSDGIQNGDETGVDCGGSSCTPCSTGESVVLHEGYFESGWDGWSDGGSDVARYGGSRSYQGNYSIRLRDNSGTGSAMTLSSFDVTSYDEIEVTFYFYSYSMESGEDFWVRYYDGSTWNTVAAYSQGTSFSNNSFYSATVTISKTDYNFPSNAQFRFQCDASGNSDYIYIDQVSITGISGGGAGINSIQPLNSGIGSGFAASINEAGPEFEGDFMMYPNPVKNILNIKLLDNATGTYKIVNTLGQTVKAGKVTDEAIDVSQLNLGLYIIEVNDGEEIMTQKFVKN from the coding sequence ATGAAAAACAATTATTTTCGTAGTTTCATTTTTTCGTGTGCATTAGCAGTAAGTATCCCTTCTGTCTACGCACAAGAAAATGAAACCATTATTGCACAAAAAAGTGCAAATCAAAATGGCAATCCTAGTTTGGTTGTCTTCACAAAATCTGCAAATCTAAGTTTAAGTCAATCAAAATTAGTTTTAAAGGAACAACTTAAATTAAGTCAAAATGATGATTACCAAAAGATAAAATCAGAACAAGATCAAATTGGTTTTACTCATGAAAAATATCAACAATACTTTAATGGTGTAAAAGTTGAATTTGGTACATATACTGTTCATGCTAAAAATAGTACTATTGAGTCTATAAGTGGTGAATTTTATGAAACCAAAAATATAAATATTACACCTACTCTTTCAAAAGAGCAAGCATTTCAAAGCGCCATTTCTCATATTGGTGCGCAATCTTATTTATGGGAAGACGAGGCTGCTTCTAGAGAACTTGGTTATGAAAAACCAGAAGGTGAATTGGTTTTACTTCCAATTTTTGACAATCTTACTTTAAAAGGTGATGTCGAAAAATTAAAATTAGCCTATAAATATGAAATCTTTACAATTGTGCCTTTAGGCGGTGCTGATGTATATGTAGATGCCAAATCTGGCGAAATTTTATTTTATAATGCTAGAGTAAAGCACGTTGATAATTTTGGTCATGACGGAAGAGAATCTTATGAAGAAAATTCACTTTTAGAAGAAGAAAACACTATGGCAACTTTTGCTACCGCAATAGCTGCTGGAAATGCACAAACGAGATATAGTGGTTCTCAAACTATCGAAACTACTTTAAGTGGAGGAAATTATATTTTAAGTGATGCTTCTAGAAAAGTATATACTCGTAATGCTAATAATCAAGCACCAGGAAATACATCGTTACCTTATATTTCAAATTATACAGAGTTTACTGATAGTAATAACGATTGGACAGCTTCTGAATTTGATAATGCTAACAAAGATAATGCTGCTTTAGATGCACATTGGGGAGCAATGATGACTTATGACTATTTTATGAATACTCATAATAGAGATAGTTATGATAATAATGGTTCTCAATTAAGAAGTTATGTTCATGTAGATAACGATTACGATAATGCTTTTTGGTATTTAAATGTTATGTCGTATGGTGATGGAAGTTCAAACGGAAATGAAGGAAATGGATATTTTGATGCTTTAACAAGTATAGATGTTGCAGCACATGAATTAGGACACGGAGTGTGTGAATACACAGCTAATCTTGCATACCAAAGAGAATCTGGAGCAATGAATGAAGGTTTCTCAGATATTTGGGGAGCTGCAGTTGAGCATTTCGCTAAAGGAAATGGTAGTGATTCAAATCCAGATGCTTCAATTTGGTTAATTGGTGATGAAATTGATAGAAGAAGTGGTTCTGCTGCTTTACGATCAATGATTGATCCTACATCATTAGGGCAACCTGATACATATGGAGGAACAAATTGGGTAAATCCTCAATGTGGAACTCCAACATCAAACAATGATTATTGCGGTGTTCACACAAACTCTGGAGTGCTAAATTATTGGTTCTATTTATTAGTACAAGGAGGATCTGGAACTAACGACATTGGAAGTTCATTTAATGTTTCTGGTATAGGAATGACAAAAGCTGCTAATATTACATATAGATTAGAAAGTGTTTATTTATCTGCTAATTCAACATTTAACGACGCAAGAGCAAGCGCAATACAATCTGCAAGAGATTTTTATGGTAGTGACTCTGCCGAAGAGATTGCTGTTACAAATGCTTGGCATGCAGTAGGTGTCGGAAACGCTTATGGAGATACAAGTGTTAATTATTGTGCTTCGGCTGGTAATAGTGTGAGTGACGAATATATCAGTAGAGTTCAATTCAACACAATTGACAACACTTCTGGTGGTCAAACATACTCTAATTTTACATCTATATCTACTGATGTTTCTAAAGACACTCAGTATTCAATCACAATTACTCCAACTTGGACAGGAACAGTTTATTCAGAAGGTTATGCCGTTTGGGTAGATTACAATCAAAATGGAGATTTTACAGATTCTGGTGAATTAGTATTCAGTCAAACTGCAACTCAAAGTACACCTATTAGTGGTTCATTTACTATTCCTTCTTCTGCAACCGATGGTTCAACAAGAATGAGAATTTCAATGAAATACAATGGTATACCTACTGCATGTGAAACCTTTTCATATGGAGAAGTAGAAGATTATACTTTAAATATTGGAAGTGGTTCTACTGGTGCAGATACTGAAGCGCCATCTACTCCTTTAAATTTAGTAGCTTCTTCAATTACAGAAACTACTGCAACATTATCTTGGAATGCTTCTACTGATAATATAGGTGTTACTGGATACAATGTATATCAAGGTTCAACAAGTATTGGTACTGTAACTGCAACATCAGCAAATATTACAGGATTAACAGTTGATACCAGCTATACTTTTAGTGTTTCAGCTATAGATGCTGCTGGTAATGAATCTAATACTAGTAATTCAGTTACATTTACAACTTCTTCAGGAGTTGATACAGAAGCCCCAAGTGCTCCAACAAGTTTAACTACTTCTGCAATTACAGAAACTACTGCAACATTATCTTGGAATGCTTCAACAGATAATGTTGGTGTTACGAGTTATAATGTTTACCAAGGTTCTACAAATATTGGTTCTACAACAAGCACAAGTTCAAATATTACTGGACTTACTGCTAGCACATCATATTCATTTACTGTAACTGCTGTTGATGCGGCTGGTAATGAATCGTCATCAAGTAATACAGTTACATTTACAACTTCATCAACCGCTCCAACATGTAGTGATGGAATTCAAAATGGTGATGAAACTGGTGTAGATTGTGGAGGATCTTCTTGTACTCCTTGTTCAACTGGTGAATCGGTTGTTTTACATGAAGGATACTTTGAATCTGGATGGGACGGATGGTCTGACGGTGGTAGCGATGTAGCTCGTTACGGTGGTTCTAGATCTTACCAAGGTAATTATTCGATTCGTTTAAGAGATAATTCTGGAACTGGTTCAGCAATGACATTAAGTTCGTTTGATGTTACAAGTTATGACGAAATTGAAGTTACTTTCTATTTCTATTCATATAGTATGGAAAGTGGTGAAGATTTCTGGGTTCGTTACTACGATGGTTCTACTTGGAATACAGTAGCGGCTTATTCTCAAGGAACAAGTTTTAGCAATAATTCATTCTATTCTGCAACTGTAACAATTTCTAAAACTGATTATAATTTCCCATCTAATGCTCAATTTAGATTCCAATGTGATGCTAGTGGAAATTCAGATTATATATATATCGATCAAGTATCAATTACTGGTATTTCAGGTGGAGGTGCCGGAATCAATTCTATTCAACCATTAAATAGTGGAATAGGTTCAGGCTTTGCTGCAAGTATTAATGAGGCAGGACCAGAATTTGAAGGAGACTTCATGATGTATCCAAATCCAGTAAAAAATATTTTAAATATCAAATTACTTGATAATGCAACTGGAACATATAAAATTGTTAATACACTTGGACAAACTGTTAAAGCAGGAAAAGTAACTGACGAGGCTATCGATGTTTCTCAATTAAACCTTGGTTTATACATTATTGAAGTAAATGATGGTGAAGAAATTATGACACAAAAATTTGTGAAAAATTAA
- a CDS encoding ABC transporter ATP-binding protein translates to MSELLSIKNLEISFVSEGEKNEVIHSISFNLFSNEILGVVGESGSGKSVSSLAIMGLLPKSKTHILGDIKYDGRDLLNFSENEFRKIRGNKISMIFQEPMSSLNPSLKCGFQVMEIIQEHEGVTNLNAKKQVIELFKKVKLPRPETIFNQYPHQISGGQKQRVMIAMAIACKPQILIADEPTTALDVTVQKEIILLLKELQRETEMSIIFISHDLALVSEIANRVIVMHKGNIVEQGDVKAVFKSPKQQYTKALINSKPSLDIRLKQLPTVNDYINNTVKNTIVSDIEREKNHLNIYSKEPVLEVKNLKKYFFSNRKWFSKKQNLVKAVDDVSFKIYEGETVGLVGESGCGKTTLGRTILGLELITEGKIIYKGKDVSKLTKSEQESIQKEIQIIFQDPFSSLNPRIPVGKAILEPMKVHGILNTDKERKKYVFKILKRVGLEEDHYYRYPHEFSGGQRQRIGIARTIALKPKLIICDESVSALDVSVQAQVLNLLNDLKNDFGFTYIFISHDLSVVKYMSDQLLVMNKGKIEEMGEADEIYKSPEKDYTRKLIDAIPKGI, encoded by the coding sequence ATGAGTGAGTTGTTGAGTATTAAAAATTTAGAGATTTCATTTGTTTCAGAAGGTGAAAAAAATGAAGTTATTCATTCCATTTCATTTAATCTTTTTTCAAATGAAATCTTAGGTGTTGTGGGTGAATCAGGAAGTGGAAAGTCAGTCTCTTCTTTGGCAATTATGGGTTTGTTACCTAAAAGTAAAACCCATATTTTAGGAGATATTAAATATGATGGTCGGGACTTATTGAATTTTTCAGAAAATGAATTTAGAAAAATTAGAGGAAATAAAATTTCGATGATTTTTCAAGAGCCAATGAGTTCTTTAAATCCGAGTTTGAAATGTGGATTTCAAGTGATGGAAATAATTCAAGAACATGAAGGTGTAACTAATTTAAATGCGAAAAAGCAGGTTATTGAACTATTTAAAAAAGTAAAATTGCCGAGACCTGAAACTATTTTTAATCAATACCCACATCAAATTTCTGGAGGACAAAAACAACGAGTAATGATTGCAATGGCAATTGCATGTAAACCTCAAATTCTGATTGCTGATGAACCTACTACTGCACTTGATGTAACTGTTCAAAAAGAGATTATTCTTCTTTTAAAAGAATTGCAAAGAGAAACAGAAATGAGTATTATTTTTATTTCACATGATTTGGCGCTAGTTTCAGAAATAGCAAATCGAGTTATTGTGATGCATAAAGGTAATATTGTGGAGCAGGGAGATGTAAAGGCAGTTTTTAAAAGTCCTAAGCAACAATATACGAAGGCTTTAATAAACTCAAAACCTAGTTTAGATATTCGTTTAAAACAACTTCCTACGGTTAATGATTACATAAATAATACAGTTAAAAACACTATAGTTTCAGATATAGAGAGAGAAAAAAATCACTTAAATATTTATTCAAAAGAGCCTGTTTTAGAAGTTAAAAATTTAAAAAAATATTTTTTTTCTAATAGAAAATGGTTTTCTAAAAAGCAAAATCTTGTAAAAGCAGTTGATGATGTTTCGTTTAAAATTTATGAGGGAGAAACGGTTGGTTTGGTAGGCGAATCAGGTTGTGGAAAAACAACTTTAGGAAGAACAATTTTAGGTTTGGAACTAATTACTGAAGGGAAAATAATTTATAAAGGGAAAGATGTTTCTAAACTTACTAAATCAGAACAAGAGAGTATTCAAAAAGAAATACAAATAATTTTTCAAGATCCATTTTCGTCCTTAAATCCTAGAATTCCTGTTGGAAAAGCAATTTTAGAGCCCATGAAAGTTCATGGGATATTAAATACAGATAAAGAACGTAAAAAATATGTTTTTAAAATTCTTAAACGTGTTGGTTTAGAAGAAGATCATTATTATCGGTATCCACATGAATTTTCTGGTGGTCAAAGGCAAAGAATAGGAATTGCCCGAACTATTGCATTAAAGCCCAAATTGATTATTTGCGATGAATCTGTGTCAGCTTTAGATGTTTCTGTTCAAGCACAAGTTTTAAATTTATTAAACGATTTAAAAAATGATTTTGGGTTTACTTATATTTTCATATCACATGACTTATCAGTTGTAAAATATATGAGTGATCAATTACTAGTTATGAATAAAGGAAAGATTGAAGAGATGGGAGAAGCAGATGAAATTTATAAGTCTCCAGAGAAAGATTATACACGTAAATTAATTGATGCTATACCAAAAGGAATATAA
- a CDS encoding sugar phosphate nucleotidyltransferase: MKIIVPMAGIGSRLRPHTLTTPKPLTLIAGKPIVQRLVEDIAGVVNQKIDEIAFIIGPVAKGFPGDTKDRLMKIAKKLNAKGSVYVQEQALGTAHAIQCAKDALDGPCVVAFADTLFRADFKLNAEADGAIWVKQVEDPKAFGVVKLKDGIITDFVEKPEEFVSDLAIIGIYYFKEGSILRDEIQYLLDNDIKEKGEYQLTNALENMKQKGLKFVPGKVDEWMDCGNKNVTVQTNSKVLELAQSDGVDLVSEDVVLNNSTITEPCYIGKNVVLNNSNIGPYVSLGEGSVIDSSTIKNSLIQSKVKITNASLDNAMIGHNSKYNGNFTSVSIGDYTELL; the protein is encoded by the coding sequence ATGAAAATTATCGTACCAATGGCAGGAATCGGATCAAGATTGCGCCCACACACATTAACAACTCCAAAACCATTAACTTTAATTGCTGGAAAGCCTATTGTCCAAAGATTAGTTGAGGATATTGCTGGAGTGGTAAATCAAAAAATTGATGAAATTGCGTTTATAATTGGTCCTGTAGCAAAAGGTTTTCCTGGTGACACGAAAGATAGATTGATGAAAATTGCAAAAAAATTAAACGCAAAGGGAAGTGTATATGTTCAAGAACAAGCGTTGGGAACTGCCCACGCTATTCAATGTGCTAAAGATGCATTAGATGGGCCTTGTGTTGTTGCTTTTGCAGACACTCTTTTTAGAGCCGATTTTAAATTAAATGCAGAAGCAGATGGAGCAATTTGGGTAAAGCAAGTTGAAGATCCAAAAGCATTTGGTGTTGTAAAATTAAAAGATGGTATTATTACTGATTTTGTTGAAAAACCAGAAGAATTTGTATCTGATTTAGCAATAATTGGTATTTATTATTTTAAAGAAGGAAGTATTTTAAGAGATGAAATTCAGTATTTATTAGATAATGATATTAAAGAAAAAGGAGAATATCAATTAACCAATGCTCTTGAAAACATGAAGCAAAAAGGATTAAAATTTGTTCCTGGTAAGGTTGATGAATGGATGGATTGCGGTAATAAAAATGTTACTGTTCAAACAAATTCTAAAGTGTTAGAATTAGCACAGAGTGATGGAGTTGATTTAGTTTCTGAAGATGTTGTTTTAAATAACTCTACGATAACAGAGCCATGCTATATTGGTAAAAATGTTGTTTTGAACAATTCAAATATTGGACCTTACGTTTCTCTTGGTGAAGGAAGTGTAATTGATAGTTCAACAATTAAAAATTCTTTGATTCAATCAAAAGTAAAAATTACCAATGCAAGTTTAGACAACGCTATGATTGGACATAATTCAAAATACAACGGTAATTTTACATCTGTAAGTATTGGAGATTATACAGAACTACTTTAA
- a CDS encoding tetratricopeptide repeat protein, with protein sequence MILRSANIVLLTVFFCVSFLSFSQQNTEDLEGLLLLEDSDDTQIKFENHYFESLKYKAIGNYSRAITELEICQELYPDNTSVDFEFSKNYFFLERFNEAELYINKVLKLEPMNYWFIDFAKNIYEKQFNYSKAIEFQKKLVEQNPKVTEELVRLFMYANRKEEAKILIDKLEADGITSSRLRRYKDSIEKYNKPTIKIQEVESDLTLEDLKKSYEEEKKFDVLIQILEEELVSENYENLKVYSEEGLELFPAQPMVYIMNSKSLVYQKKYNEAIDVLNTGIDFVIDNVMLEAEFYEQLGVCHIALNNPKEAEKNRQKALELRRLNNQ encoded by the coding sequence ATGATTTTGAGAAGCGCAAATATAGTATTGTTGACAGTATTTTTTTGCGTTTCTTTTTTGTCTTTTTCCCAACAAAATACTGAAGATTTAGAAGGACTTTTACTCCTCGAAGATTCTGATGATACACAAATTAAATTTGAAAATCATTATTTCGAATCTCTGAAATATAAGGCAATCGGAAATTATTCGAGAGCAATTACAGAATTAGAAATATGTCAGGAATTATATCCAGACAACACTTCTGTTGATTTTGAATTTAGTAAAAACTATTTTTTTCTCGAGAGATTCAATGAGGCCGAATTATATATAAACAAAGTACTAAAACTTGAGCCAATGAATTATTGGTTTATCGATTTTGCTAAAAATATTTATGAAAAACAATTTAATTATTCAAAAGCAATTGAATTTCAAAAAAAATTAGTTGAACAAAACCCAAAAGTCACAGAAGAACTTGTAAGATTATTTATGTATGCTAATAGAAAAGAAGAAGCAAAAATTCTAATTGATAAATTAGAAGCAGATGGAATTACCTCTTCAAGGTTAAGACGCTATAAAGATTCAATTGAGAAGTACAACAAACCAACTATTAAAATACAAGAAGTTGAAAGTGATTTAACTTTAGAAGATTTAAAAAAATCTTATGAAGAAGAAAAGAAATTTGATGTTTTAATTCAGATTCTAGAAGAAGAATTAGTTAGTGAAAATTATGAAAATTTAAAAGTTTATAGTGAAGAAGGGTTAGAGTTGTTTCCTGCTCAACCAATGGTATATATTATGAATAGTAAATCTCTTGTGTATCAAAAAAAATATAATGAGGCAATTGACGTTCTAAATACTGGCATTGATTTTGTTATTGATAATGTCATGTTAGAAGCAGAATTCTATGAACAATTAGGGGTTTGTCATATAGCATTAAACAATCCTAAAGAGGCTGAAAAAAATAGACAAAAGGCTTTAGAATTACGCAGATTAAATAATCAATAA
- a CDS encoding DUF4292 domain-containing protein, protein MIKKIAHIVLISMFVVSCKSNKVVTEGAVLTSMSSKKIINNHYSNSFEKKTINARIKAKYEDKKNSQTVIIKLRLEKNKAIWMSGTYLGIPVAKVLITPDRVTYYEKVNKTFFDGDFSLLSEFLGTEVDFQKIQNLLIGETILNLKDQRYDVFVDEKTYLLEPKKQKELFDILFWLDPLNFKVSKQEVRQPIEQKRLTVDYTEYQKISNITFPKKINISAVDKTKRTLLGLEYRTVEFDKVLSFPFSIPSGYKEIRLNE, encoded by the coding sequence ATGATAAAAAAAATTGCACATATAGTTTTGATAAGTATGTTTGTTGTTTCTTGTAAATCAAATAAAGTTGTAACAGAAGGAGCCGTATTAACTTCAATGTCTTCTAAAAAAATTATTAATAATCATTATTCTAATAGTTTTGAAAAGAAAACAATTAATGCTCGTATCAAAGCAAAATATGAGGATAAGAAAAATTCTCAAACAGTTATAATTAAACTAAGGTTAGAGAAAAACAAAGCTATTTGGATGAGCGGAACATACCTTGGAATTCCAGTAGCAAAAGTTCTGATAACTCCAGATAGAGTCACCTATTATGAAAAAGTAAACAAAACTTTTTTTGATGGTGATTTCAGTTTATTAAGTGAGTTTTTGGGTACAGAGGTAGATTTTCAAAAAATACAAAATCTGCTAATAGGAGAAACTATTTTAAATTTGAAAGATCAAAGATATGACGTCTTTGTTGATGAAAAAACATACCTTTTAGAACCAAAAAAACAGAAAGAATTATTTGATATTTTATTTTGGTTAGATCCATTAAATTTTAAAGTAAGTAAACAAGAAGTTAGACAACCGATAGAACAAAAAAGGTTGACAGTTGATTATACTGAGTATCAAAAAATTTCAAATATTACTTTCCCAAAAAAAATAAATATCAGTGCTGTTGATAAAACAAAAAGAACTCTTTTAGGGCTAGAATATAGAACTGTAGAGTTTGATAAAGTATTAAGTTTTCCATTTTCAATCCCTTCAGGATATAAAGAAATTAGATTAAATGAATAA
- a CDS encoding murein hydrolase activator EnvC family protein, translating to MNKYKILLFLCCLTLSFNSFSQDRKELEAQRKELQKEIENIRSLLSKTQSEGKNLLSQLNEINLQIDAQDRLIQAFKAETSALNNEINFNEREIKSLAEELKKLKEDYADMIYKSYKSKSQNSRIMFVLSSNNFYQAYKRLQYMKQYTEFRRTQGVQISKKADELNILNDTLKIRKKEKELLASESKKEQEKFEEEKKNQEDIIAKIKKQEKKYISEIKQKQREERKIDKQIEKIIRDAIAKSNKGSSTKSSSFALTAEAKLIATKFEGNKDKLPWPVEKGIVTRRYGKQPHPTLPGITVESNGVFITTEKGSNARSIFDGTVLQIQSVSGKKAVYIQHGNYITVYNNLETVTVKKGDKVVTKQIIGKVYTDKISNKTILKFQVWKNTKRLNPADWIYKM from the coding sequence ATGAATAAGTATAAAATTCTATTGTTTTTATGTTGTTTGACTTTAAGTTTTAATTCATTTTCTCAAGATAGAAAAGAACTAGAAGCTCAAAGAAAAGAACTCCAAAAAGAAATTGAAAACATAAGAAGTCTTTTATCAAAAACTCAATCAGAAGGCAAAAACTTATTAAGCCAATTGAATGAAATTAACCTTCAAATTGACGCACAAGATAGGCTTATACAGGCTTTTAAGGCAGAAACTAGCGCTCTTAATAATGAGATTAATTTCAATGAGAGAGAAATAAAGTCTTTAGCAGAAGAATTAAAAAAATTAAAAGAAGATTATGCAGATATGATTTATAAATCATATAAAAGTAAATCTCAGAATAGCAGGATAATGTTTGTCTTGTCTTCTAATAATTTTTACCAGGCTTATAAGAGATTACAGTATATGAAGCAATATACTGAGTTCCGACGTACTCAAGGAGTACAAATTTCTAAAAAAGCAGATGAATTAAATATACTCAATGATACTTTAAAAATTAGAAAAAAAGAGAAGGAGTTATTGGCATCTGAAAGTAAAAAGGAACAAGAAAAATTTGAAGAAGAGAAGAAAAATCAAGAAGATATTATTGCTAAAATTAAGAAACAAGAAAAAAAATATATTTCTGAAATAAAGCAGAAACAAAGAGAGGAACGAAAAATTGATAAGCAAATAGAAAAAATTATTAGAGATGCAATAGCAAAATCTAATAAGGGGTCTAGTACTAAATCTTCAAGTTTTGCATTGACTGCCGAAGCTAAACTAATTGCCACAAAATTTGAAGGAAATAAAGATAAATTGCCATGGCCAGTTGAAAAGGGTATTGTAACAAGGCGTTACGGTAAACAACCACATCCAACGCTTCCGGGGATTACTGTAGAGAGTAATGGTGTTTTTATTACCACAGAAAAAGGTTCAAATGCACGATCAATTTTTGACGGAACAGTTCTTCAAATTCAATCAGTAAGTGGTAAAAAAGCAGTTTATATTCAGCATGGTAACTATATAACAGTATACAATAATCTTGAAACTGTTACCGTCAAAAAAGGAGATAAAGTTGTTACAAAACAAATTATAGGTAAAGTTTATACCGATAAAATTTCGAATAAAACTATTTTAAAATTTCAAGTTTGGAAAAATACAAAGCGTTTAAATCCAGCAGATTGGATTTATAAAATGTAA
- a CDS encoding acyl-CoA thioesterase — MNAKNPKDTLTILTDIVLPGETNALNNLFGGELLARMDRACSISAQRHSRQIAVTASVNHVAFTKSIPVGSVVTVEAKVSRAFRSSMEIYADVWIENRKTGERTKANEGIYTFVAVNETGKPVQVPEIIPETDLEKERFEGALRRKQLSLIVSGKMKPEEATELKALFA; from the coding sequence ATGAACGCAAAAAATCCAAAGGACACCTTAACTATACTAACAGATATTGTTTTACCTGGTGAAACAAATGCTTTAAACAATCTTTTTGGAGGAGAGTTATTAGCAAGAATGGATAGGGCTTGCAGTATTTCAGCACAAAGACATTCTCGTCAAATTGCCGTAACTGCTTCAGTAAATCATGTCGCTTTTACAAAAAGTATTCCTGTTGGAAGTGTTGTAACTGTTGAAGCTAAAGTTTCTAGAGCATTTCGATCTTCTATGGAAATTTATGCCGATGTATGGATTGAAAATCGTAAAACAGGTGAAAGAACTAAAGCAAATGAAGGGATATATACATTTGTTGCAGTTAATGAGACTGGAAAGCCAGTTCAAGTGCCAGAAATTATTCCTGAAACAGATTTAGAAAAAGAGCGATTTGAAGGTGCTTTACGTCGTAAGCAGTTGAGTTTAATTGTATCAGGAAAAATGAAGCCTGAAGAAGCAACAGAATTAAAGGCTTTATTTGCTTAA
- a CDS encoding HU domain-containing protein — MRIADYISDLLYRYECVIVPDFGGFVTNELSANVNHFTHTFYPPSKQISFNSHLQNNDGLLANHIASVEKISFEDAVSLIKNESENWIQSLLQNESVEISKIGSLATNEEGKIIFEPSTTENYLTSSFGLSSFSSPAVKRLEYQEKVRQLETIAPILPSEEKKRKTPVFLKIAASLALLFTVGSIGWNSYNENQYQKQLLAEQAQQEVVEQKIQQATFVIENPLPEITLNVLKETKNYHVIAGAFREPKNAEKKVQQLIEKGFDAQILGLNKWNLTQVSFASYDNKVDALNGLRTIKRTVNSDAWLLVKKF; from the coding sequence ATGAGAATAGCCGACTACATAAGTGATTTACTATATAGATATGAATGTGTAATTGTTCCTGATTTCGGAGGTTTTGTAACCAACGAACTTTCAGCAAATGTGAACCATTTCACACACACTTTCTATCCACCTTCTAAACAAATTTCTTTTAATAGTCATTTGCAGAATAATGATGGATTATTGGCAAATCATATTGCGTCAGTTGAAAAAATATCTTTTGAAGATGCGGTATCGTTAATTAAAAATGAATCAGAAAATTGGATTCAATCATTGTTGCAAAATGAATCGGTTGAAATTTCAAAAATTGGTTCTTTGGCTACTAACGAAGAAGGAAAAATTATATTTGAACCTTCAACTACCGAAAACTATTTAACCTCATCTTTTGGATTGAGTTCTTTCTCCTCTCCTGCTGTTAAAAGATTGGAATATCAAGAAAAAGTAAGACAATTGGAAACAATTGCTCCTATCCTTCCTTCAGAGGAAAAGAAAAGAAAAACTCCTGTATTCTTAAAAATTGCAGCATCATTAGCATTACTATTTACAGTTGGTAGTATTGGTTGGAATTCTTATAATGAAAATCAATATCAAAAACAATTACTTGCTGAACAAGCACAACAAGAAGTTGTTGAACAAAAAATTCAACAAGCCACATTTGTAATTGAAAATCCACTACCAGAAATCACTTTAAATGTGCTAAAAGAAACTAAAAATTACCACGTTATTGCTGGTGCTTTTAGAGAACCTAAAAATGCTGAAAAGAAGGTTCAACAATTAATTGAAAAAGGATTTGATGCACAAATTTTAGGCTTAAATAAATGGAACTTAACCCAAGTTTCTTTTGCAAGTTATGATAACAAGGTTGATGCACTAAACGGTTTGAGAACAATAAAACGAACTGTTAATTCTGACGCTTGGTTGCTTGTTAAAAAATTCTAG